One part of the Salinimonas iocasae genome encodes these proteins:
- the nusA gene encoding transcription termination factor NusA, with protein sequence MNKEILLVAEAVSNEKQVPREKIFEALEFAIASATKKKNDGDIEVRVCIDQTTGDFDTFRRWLVIPDDQEQQNPYAELTLSAAQIDEPEIQPGEYVEEQIESIKFDRITTQTAKQVIVQKVREAERAQMIAEYEDKVGELVTGTVKKVNRDNIIVDLGNNAEGVIYRDDMLPRETFRPGDRVRGLLYVIRPEARGAQLFVSRTHPDMLVELFRLEVPEIAEETLEIKSAARDPGSRAKIAVKTNDKRLDPVGACVGMRGSRVQAVSGELGGERVDIVLWDENPAQFVINAMAPAEVASIVVDEDSNTMDVAVEADNLAQAIGRNGQNVRLASQLTGWELNVMTIEDLNAKHEEENSKVLTLFTEYLDIDEDFALVLIDEGFSTLEEVAYVPASELLAIEGMEEEMVEELRNRARAILTTRALASEETAEGKAPTEALLNLDGMSQEIANQLAARGISDLEELAEQGTDDINDIEELDDEKAGALIMAARNIVWFNEE encoded by the coding sequence ATGAATAAAGAAATTTTGTTAGTGGCGGAAGCCGTTTCAAATGAAAAACAAGTGCCGCGGGAAAAGATCTTTGAAGCGCTGGAGTTTGCAATTGCCAGTGCCACAAAAAAGAAGAACGACGGCGACATAGAAGTACGGGTTTGTATCGATCAGACAACAGGTGACTTTGATACATTCCGCCGCTGGCTGGTTATCCCTGACGATCAGGAACAACAAAATCCGTATGCAGAACTGACGCTGTCAGCAGCGCAGATCGACGAGCCTGAAATTCAGCCCGGCGAGTATGTGGAAGAACAAATTGAATCTATCAAGTTCGACCGTATTACTACACAAACGGCCAAGCAGGTTATCGTACAAAAAGTACGTGAAGCAGAACGTGCTCAGATGATTGCTGAGTATGAAGACAAAGTTGGTGAACTTGTCACCGGAACCGTCAAGAAAGTTAACCGCGACAATATCATTGTCGATTTGGGTAACAACGCAGAAGGCGTAATTTATCGTGACGATATGCTACCGCGCGAGACATTCCGTCCCGGCGATCGTGTTCGCGGTTTGTTATACGTCATTCGTCCTGAGGCTCGTGGTGCGCAATTATTTGTAAGCCGTACGCATCCGGATATGTTGGTAGAGCTTTTCCGGTTAGAAGTCCCAGAGATTGCAGAAGAGACGCTGGAAATTAAATCAGCGGCCCGTGATCCGGGTTCGCGCGCAAAAATTGCGGTTAAAACCAACGACAAGCGTCTGGACCCGGTAGGTGCATGCGTAGGTATGCGTGGTTCACGTGTTCAGGCAGTGTCGGGTGAACTTGGCGGTGAGCGTGTCGATATCGTCCTTTGGGATGAGAACCCCGCCCAGTTTGTTATCAATGCGATGGCGCCGGCCGAAGTGGCATCTATCGTTGTTGATGAAGACAGCAATACTATGGATGTAGCGGTAGAGGCAGATAACCTGGCTCAGGCAATCGGGCGTAACGGTCAGAATGTACGTCTTGCCAGTCAGTTAACTGGCTGGGAACTGAACGTGATGACCATTGAAGATTTGAATGCGAAGCACGAAGAAGAAAACTCCAAGGTATTGACGCTGTTCACCGAATACCTGGATATCGATGAAGACTTCGCATTGGTTCTGATCGATGAAGGTTTCAGTACGCTGGAAGAAGTCGCATATGTTCCTGCCAGCGAGCTGCTTGCCATCGAAGGTATGGAAGAAGAAATGGTGGAAGAGCTGAGAAATCGTGCTCGCGCTATTTTAACAACCCGTGCACTGGCATCTGAAGAAACTGCTGAGGGTAAAGCACCTACTGAGGCACTGCTTAATCTTGACGGTATGTCGCAGGAGATTGCTAATCAACTGGCTGCCCGCGGTATTTCAGATTTAGAAGAGCTGGCAGAGCAGGGTACTGATGACATCAATGATATTGAAGAGCTGGACGATGAAAAAGCCGGTGCGCTTATCATGGCGGCTCGTAATATCGTCTGGTTTAACGAAGAATAA
- the infB gene encoding translation initiation factor IF-2, whose translation MAEVSVEKLASDIGTTVDRLVSQFKDAGMSKNAGDQVTEDEKRQLLDHLSKQHGNAAGTGEPQRMTLKRKTTSTLNVGKSKSVKVEVRKKRTYVKRSDVEEQKRKEEEEARLKQEAEERAAAEAEAKRIAEEKAKKAANAKKAAEEARKAEEAKAKEAAAKRAEEGSDDDESEMTEEEKAAAEAARQEEERLRKAQEAEAQKKYEEEAKRAADEARKLAEENERRWKEEEERRKREEAEEVHLHSNRYAQEAEDEEDLQVERSSRRRKKSKKNAGEHLKQSFNKPAQPVERVVKLGATITVGELASKLAIKSNAVIKAMMKMGEMATINQVLDQDTAVLVVEELGHKYELVNDNALEEELLAEGTEDGEKVSRAPVVTIMGHVDHGKTSLLDYIRRAKVADGEAGGITQHIGAYKVQGETGDVTFLDTPGHAAFTAMRARGANATDIVVLVVAADDGVMPQTKEAIQHSRAAGVPLIVAVNKMDKETADPDRVKTELSQLEVISEEWGGDHQFVNVSAKTGMGVDDLLEAINLQAEVLDLLAVEKGPGRGIVIESRLDKGRGPVASVLIQEGELKSGDILLCGEEYGRVRAMRDEHGQEIKVAGPSTPVEVLGLSGVPVAGEDAAVVRDERKAREVASKRHQKKRELKLARQQKAKLENMFANMETGEVSELNIVLKADVQGSVEAIAESLAKLSTAEVKVNIVGSGVGGITETDASLAAASGAIVLGFNVRADASARRMLEAEEIDLRYYSVIYNLIDEVKAAMSGMLAPEFRQEIIGLAEVRDVFKSPKLGAIAGCMVTEGIIKRSAPIRVLRENVVIYEGELESLRRYKDDVQEVRNGMECGIGVKNYNDVKVGDQIEVFETVEVAREI comes from the coding sequence ATGGCAGAAGTATCTGTAGAAAAACTCGCCAGTGACATCGGAACAACCGTTGACCGTCTGGTAAGTCAATTTAAAGATGCCGGCATGAGCAAAAATGCCGGTGACCAGGTGACTGAAGACGAAAAACGACAACTGCTTGATCATCTGAGCAAGCAGCATGGAAATGCCGCAGGCACCGGCGAGCCACAACGAATGACACTGAAACGTAAGACGACCAGCACATTAAATGTGGGCAAGTCTAAGTCAGTGAAGGTTGAAGTGCGCAAGAAGCGTACTTACGTAAAGCGTAGTGACGTTGAAGAGCAAAAGCGCAAGGAAGAGGAAGAAGCGCGTCTGAAGCAGGAGGCGGAAGAAAGAGCCGCTGCTGAAGCAGAAGCGAAGCGTATCGCTGAAGAAAAAGCGAAGAAAGCCGCGAATGCGAAGAAAGCCGCTGAAGAAGCGCGCAAAGCTGAAGAAGCGAAAGCTAAAGAAGCTGCTGCCAAGCGCGCTGAGGAAGGTTCAGATGATGATGAATCTGAAATGACCGAAGAGGAAAAAGCAGCAGCAGAAGCAGCACGTCAGGAAGAAGAGCGCTTGCGTAAGGCTCAGGAAGCTGAAGCTCAGAAGAAATATGAAGAAGAGGCCAAACGTGCTGCTGATGAAGCACGCAAACTGGCTGAAGAAAACGAAAGACGTTGGAAAGAAGAAGAAGAGCGTCGTAAGCGTGAAGAGGCCGAAGAGGTTCACCTCCACTCTAACCGCTATGCGCAGGAAGCTGAAGACGAAGAAGATTTGCAGGTAGAGCGCTCTTCTCGACGTCGTAAAAAGTCGAAGAAAAACGCAGGAGAACATTTGAAGCAAAGCTTTAATAAACCTGCCCAACCAGTAGAGCGTGTTGTTAAACTTGGCGCGACAATTACTGTGGGCGAGCTGGCCAGTAAGCTAGCTATCAAATCGAATGCCGTTATCAAAGCCATGATGAAAATGGGCGAGATGGCAACAATCAATCAGGTGCTCGACCAGGATACAGCTGTTCTGGTGGTTGAAGAGTTAGGCCACAAATATGAGTTGGTCAACGATAACGCGCTTGAGGAAGAACTGTTAGCAGAAGGTACCGAGGACGGCGAAAAAGTATCCCGCGCGCCAGTTGTTACCATTATGGGTCACGTTGACCATGGTAAGACGTCACTGCTTGATTATATCCGTCGCGCTAAGGTTGCTGATGGTGAAGCCGGCGGTATCACCCAGCATATAGGTGCTTATAAAGTACAGGGCGAAACCGGCGATGTTACGTTCCTGGATACTCCCGGACACGCGGCGTTTACTGCAATGCGTGCGCGTGGTGCTAATGCAACAGACATTGTTGTATTGGTAGTTGCTGCCGATGACGGCGTTATGCCGCAAACCAAAGAAGCGATTCAGCATAGTCGCGCAGCTGGTGTTCCGTTAATCGTTGCGGTTAACAAGATGGACAAAGAAACTGCCGATCCGGATCGTGTTAAAACTGAACTGTCTCAGCTTGAGGTTATCTCAGAAGAATGGGGTGGTGATCATCAGTTTGTAAACGTATCTGCTAAAACAGGTATGGGTGTTGACGACTTACTTGAAGCCATCAATCTACAGGCAGAAGTTCTTGATCTGCTGGCCGTAGAGAAAGGCCCTGGTCGCGGTATTGTTATTGAATCACGTCTGGATAAAGGTCGTGGTCCGGTTGCATCGGTATTGATTCAGGAAGGTGAGCTTAAATCCGGCGATATTCTGTTATGTGGTGAAGAATACGGCCGCGTTCGTGCTATGCGTGATGAGCATGGTCAGGAAATCAAAGTGGCAGGTCCATCTACACCTGTAGAAGTATTAGGTTTGTCTGGTGTACCTGTTGCTGGTGAAGATGCAGCAGTGGTACGAGACGAGCGTAAGGCGCGTGAAGTTGCTTCTAAGCGTCATCAGAAGAAACGTGAGCTTAAACTGGCTCGTCAACAGAAAGCCAAGCTGGAAAACATGTTTGCTAACATGGAAACCGGTGAAGTCAGCGAACTTAACATCGTACTTAAAGCTGATGTACAGGGTTCTGTTGAGGCGATTGCTGAATCTCTGGCTAAGCTATCTACAGCAGAAGTTAAAGTTAACATCGTTGGTAGCGGTGTTGGCGGTATCACGGAAACAGATGCCTCTCTGGCAGCAGCTTCTGGCGCTATCGTACTTGGCTTTAACGTTCGTGCTGATGCGTCTGCACGTCGTATGCTGGAAGCCGAAGAAATCGATCTGCGCTATTACAGTGTTATCTATAACCTGATTGATGAAGTTAAAGCAGCAATGAGCGGTATGCTGGCGCCTGAATTCAGACAGGAAATCATCGGTCTGGCAGAAGTTCGCGATGTCTTCAAGTCGCCTAAGCTGGGTGCAATTGCCGGTTGTATGGTTACAGAAGGCATTATCAAGCGTAGCGCACCGATCCGTGTACTGCGTGAGAACGTTGTAATCTACGAGGGCGAACTTGAGTCGCTGCGTCGTTATAAAGATGATGTCCAGGAAGTACGTAATGGTATGGAATGTGGTATCGGCGTTAAGAACTATAACGATGTTAAAGTGGGCGACCAAATCGAAGTTTTCGAGACGGTTGAGGTTGCTCGCGAGATCTAA
- the rbfA gene encoding 30S ribosome-binding factor RbfA, with translation MAREFSRTDRVGQQVHKEVASIIQNEYKHRVGDLPLITVSDVEVSRDLAHAKVFVTIYGEDVDDKAQIKQLNEYMGFIRGLLAKRLRMRSVPHLHFFQDTSITEGMRISSLVSEVVANDKARQQDDEEEQN, from the coding sequence ATGGCACGGGAATTTTCTCGCACAGACCGAGTAGGTCAGCAAGTTCATAAAGAAGTTGCCAGTATCATACAAAATGAATACAAACACCGGGTGGGTGACTTACCGCTCATCACTGTATCAGATGTCGAAGTCTCCAGAGATCTTGCGCACGCGAAGGTGTTCGTGACGATTTATGGTGAGGATGTTGATGATAAAGCGCAAATAAAGCAGCTCAATGAATACATGGGATTCATTCGGGGTTTGCTGGCTAAGCGCTTACGAATGCGCTCAGTGCCTCATCTTCACTTTTTCCAGGATACTTCGATTACAGAAGGTATGCGTATCTCGAGTTTGGTTTCTGAAGTGGTCGCCAATGATAAGGCGAGACAACAGGACGACGAGGAAGAGCAAAACTAA
- the truB gene encoding tRNA pseudouridine(55) synthase TruB, which yields MARRRKGRAVNGILLLNKPVGGSSNQLLQKVRWLFQAQKAGHTGALDPLASGMLPICLGEATKFSQFLLDAEKTYEVTAQLGVRTTTSDADGEVVEERPVSVSESEVEKACLSFKGKSQQVPSMFSALKHQGKPLYFYARQGIEIDRPPRDIEIYELEVTAMSLPYVSMRIKCSKGTYIRSLVDDLGQKLGCGAYVTALHRTEVADYPTEKMVTIEQLEAMREVVDNDDFSQMDSLLLPMDTAVDRISAVTLTDSDKRRFENGQSVRVSEDALYSEGQYYRVYHNGDAGPVFLGVGEGVLQPKDQPSASADTVFVNPKRRVVYEL from the coding sequence ATGGCAAGAAGACGCAAGGGCCGCGCGGTCAACGGTATCCTGTTGTTGAACAAACCTGTTGGCGGCTCCTCTAATCAACTGCTTCAGAAAGTTCGCTGGCTGTTTCAGGCGCAAAAGGCCGGTCATACAGGCGCACTGGATCCTTTAGCATCGGGCATGTTACCGATTTGTCTGGGGGAAGCCACCAAGTTTTCACAGTTTCTACTGGATGCGGAAAAGACCTATGAGGTAACTGCACAGCTGGGTGTGCGCACGACGACGTCAGATGCTGATGGCGAGGTAGTAGAAGAACGCCCTGTGTCGGTAAGTGAATCTGAGGTTGAAAAAGCCTGTCTGAGCTTTAAGGGTAAGAGTCAGCAGGTGCCATCCATGTTTTCGGCACTAAAGCATCAGGGGAAGCCTTTGTATTTTTATGCCCGGCAGGGAATAGAAATAGACAGACCGCCCAGAGATATAGAAATCTACGAGCTTGAAGTCACAGCCATGTCGTTACCTTATGTTTCTATGCGTATAAAGTGCAGCAAGGGCACTTATATTCGCTCTTTGGTCGATGATTTGGGTCAGAAGCTGGGGTGCGGGGCGTACGTAACTGCTTTACATCGTACCGAAGTTGCTGATTATCCAACTGAAAAAATGGTTACCATTGAACAGCTTGAAGCTATGAGGGAGGTCGTTGATAACGACGATTTCTCGCAAATGGATAGTTTACTGTTACCCATGGACACCGCCGTTGACCGTATTAGTGCTGTAACACTTACAGATAGCGACAAAAGACGTTTTGAGAATGGTCAAAGTGTCAGGGTAAGCGAAGATGCGTTATACAGTGAAGGGCAATATTACCGAGTTTATCATAACGGTGATGCAGGACCTGTTTTTCTGGGTGTCGGCGAAGGTGTTCTACAGCCTAAAGATCAGCCTTCAGCATCTGCGGATACGGTTTTTGTTAACCCTAAACGGCGAGTTGTTTACGAATTATAG
- the rpsO gene encoding 30S ribosomal protein S15: MSLTKEETANIIAEYGVKEGDTGSPEVQIALLTHNIGKLQSHFASHKQDHHSRRGLLRMVSQRRKLLDYLKGKNAQRYLDLIKRLGIRR; encoded by the coding sequence ATGTCACTAACTAAAGAAGAAACCGCGAACATCATCGCTGAATATGGCGTTAAAGAAGGTGATACTGGTTCACCGGAAGTGCAAATCGCACTGTTAACGCACAATATCGGCAAGCTTCAGTCGCATTTTGCCAGCCATAAGCAAGATCACCACTCTCGTCGTGGTCTGCTGCGCATGGTTAGCCAGCGTCGTAAGCTTCTTGATTACCTTAAAGGTAAAAACGCACAGCGTTACCTTGATCTTATCAAGCGTCTTGGTATCCGTCGTTAA